The following DNA comes from Gloeocapsa sp. PCC 73106.
TTCTTCTAAGTTACTCGTCTCTACCTCGATAGTAAGGAGATAGGGCATAGTTTGACGTATTTTAGTGATAGCTGGACCAATCCCACCACTTCCGTAAATATGGTTATCTTTAATCATGATCGCATCGTCTAAACCCAGTCGATGATTGCGAGCTCCCCCTACTTGAGTAGCGTACTTTTCCAATAATCTTAAACCTGGTGTAGTTTTGCGCGTATCTACTAATTGTGTGGGTAAATCCTGAATTTGCTCTACGTAGCGACGGGTAGCAGAAGCTATACCCGAAAGACGCATCACCAGATTAAGAGCGACTCTTTCTCCCATCAGTAAAGCGTCGAGGGGTCCTTGGATTTGAGCAATCGCTTGACCTGTCGTACAACTTTCTCCTTCGTTGACCAGGGGGAGAAACTCTACATCGGGATTGAGGAGAGTAAAAACGCGACCTGCTAGGGGTAAACCGGCGATTACTCCTGCTTCTTTGGCGAGCCAATGGGCTTGTTGAGGGGGAGGATTATCAGTAAAGAGCGCTTGAGTGGTGTGATCGCCTCTACCTATGTCTTCTGATAACCAGTTTTGCAGTAAGGGATCTAAAATCAGCCAAGGTGGTAGAGTAAATTTATTCATTGACGTTGACGCAGAATAGTTAACAGTTTTTGAAACTCTTCTGGTGGAGGTGCGATCGCAGTAATCAACTCTCCGCTTACCGGATGAGTAAGTGTCAGTTCGAGAGCGTGTAAAGCTTGTCCGTGCAGTTTGACTCCTAGAGAATGATTAGAACTATAGATGGGATCTCCCACCAAGGGATGACCCAGATAACTACTATGAACACGAATCTGGTGAGTGCGTCCTGTAGAGAGTTGGAAGTGCATTAAAGTATAATTACTTAGTCGTTCGAGAATTTTCCAGGTGGTGCGCGCTTGTCGCCCTCCTTTTTCCTGGGGAACTACTGCCATTTTCTGATGGTCTGTGAGATTACGACCAATGGGTAAATCAATTATTCCTTGGGGTTGGGATGGGGCTCCATGAACAATACCAATATACTCTCTTTGGGCGGTTTTAGCTTGAATCTGGGCTTGTAGATGTTGATAAGCTAAATCCGTTTTAGCTACGACCATCGCTCCTGTAGTATTTTTGTCCAGACGATGAACGATGCCGGGGCGTTTGACCTCACCAATACCGGGCAAATCAGGACAGTGATGTAACAGAGCATTAACAACAGTACCGCTATCGTGTCCAGGTGCAGGGTGAACTACTAAACCGGCGGGTTTATTGATAATTAGCAGGAAATCGTCTTCGTAGAGAATATCCAGAGCGATCGCTTCGGGTTGTAACTCTAAAGGTACGGCTTTAGGAATAGTCAGATGTAGGCGATCGCCTATTTTAAGTTTCGTTTTTTTTTCTGTTACTATTTGACCGTTTACTAAAACTAGACCCTGATCGATTAATCTTTGCACTCTAGCACGAGAATAATCCGATAATTGTTCTGTCAACCATCGATCCAGGCGATCGCCTTGATTATCTACTTGTAAATCTAGTTCTCGTTCTATTTGCACTTTAGTTTATTTACTTTCTAACTTAATTAGTTTAGCGATCTCTTCTTGTTCGGCTACTTCATAGTGGGAGGGAATTTGACGTGCGTCAGTAATTAACCAATCTAAAGCTGCGGCTTGAAGATCTATAGCTGAGCCATTTTTATCCACACAATACTTGCCAAATACTAACTTATCTACTAAACGCACTCCCCTACCTAGACGAGAATATTCAAAAATTACGCTATTATCAACCGTTGCTTCAGTGCAAATTTGACAATTAGGACCAATCATCGTCGGACCAATAATTGTCGCCCCGTCTTCAATCCGCGTCATCGAACCAATATAAACCGGTCCGGTAATATTGACTTTATCCCAATTAGCCGCCACATTGAGACCAGTATAGATGCCTTTGGCCACTTCTTTGCCTGGTATGGGAACATTTTTGATTTTGCCCTGAAGAACTGCTCGTATAGCGTGCCAGTAGTCGGGTACCTTACCAATATCTACCCATTCAAAATCCATGGATACTGCGTAAAAAGGAGCTCCGATCGATACTAAATGGGGGAATAATTCACTGCCAATATCGTACTTTTGATTAGGTGGAATATAGTTAATTACTTCCGGCTCAAAAATATAAATTCCGGTGTTGATATTATTACTTAAAGCTTCTGCTTGACTCGGTTTTTCTTGAAAAGAGACGACTCTATCTGTTTCATCGGTCACGACAACCCCATAACTAGAAACCGTTTCCAGTGGTACGGGTTTAGTCACCACTGTGGCTAGAGCGCCCTTTTCCTTGTGCCATTTTAAAGCTGCAGTCAAATCCAAATCAATCAGTGCATCACCACAGAGAACGATGAAAGTCTCATCAAAAAAAGGATTAAAATCATGAATATGTCGTATACCGCCCGCTGAACCTAAGGCTTCCCCAACCAACTCTCCATCGACGATGCGACCTTCAAAAGAATAACCAATATTTACGCCAAAACGCTGACCATCACGAAAATAGCTCTCTATTTCTTCGGCTAGGTGGCTAACATTAACCATGATTTCGTTAAAACCATGTTTGCGCAACAATTCCAGTAAAAATTCCATTACTGGTTTTTGTAAAATAGGAATCATTGGTTTGGGGATGGTGTGGGTGATGGGCTGAATACGAGTGCCTTTACCGGCTGCCAGAATCATGGCTTTCATGAATAGTTTTTCCTCTTGTTACTCTGATAGGATGGATTAACCTATAAAAACAAAGATTATCTTAACAAATTTGCCAAGATGGTTTTAGATATTTTAGCAATATTAGCGTGGGCTATAGTGTTAATTCGATATTGGCTAACTGGTGAGCTGAAGTTATTAATTCACCCTAATTACTCTGGTTTGGTGTTGGCTACGGGTATTTTCCTATTGATTCTGGCTATTTTTCAAATGTTACAGGCTTGGGCTAAATGGAGTAAAGTATCTTCATCTAAAGCGATCGCAGGTCACTCTACTATTTTGACTCCTGGTTTAAGTAGCTCTTTGTTACTATTAACGGCTATTTTAGGCTTAGTGATTGGTCCTAGATTTTTGAGTAGTCAAACGGCTTTACAACGAGGTTTGAGAGAGTCTCTTCCTTTGACTCAGAGGCAAATAGAACATTTTCAAGTGTCTCTTAATCCCGAGGCGCGATCGCTCGTAGATTGGGTACGCACTCTCAATACTTATCCTGAACCTGATGCTTACGTTGGTCAACCGGCTAATGTCACTGGATTTGTCATTCATGATCCACTACTTCCAGATAATTATTTGTTGGTAGCGCGTTTTATTATTACCTGTTGCGCAGTCGACGCTTATTCGGTGGTACTTCCAGTCAAATTAAACCAGACTCGGGCTAATTATCCTCCTGATACTTGGATCGCTGTCGAGGGAAAAATGAACTCTGAGCAGTTATCTGGTGATCGTAAACTAGTAATTAATGCTAATAGTATCACGGCGATACCTACCCCTACCGATCCCTATGCTTACTAAAACATGACTCCCAGAAGACTACCCATTGACCGATTTGCTTCTAGCCTAATTGTGATTTTGGGCTTGGTTATTGCTGTTTTGATCTGGGGGGGTAAAAGTTGTGGAACTACCTGTCTTTGGCACAATGGACCTAAAATTAGTTATTTTAGCTGGGAAAATAAGCTGATTGGTGCTGAGGATGTCGCCTTTATTTTAGGGTTCGATCGCCCGATGGATCGTCAGAGCGTTGAGGCTAATCTTCGGGTTGAGCCAGATTTATCCGGTAAAATCAGTTGGTCGGGAAGAAGACTAGCCTATACTCTTAATCGCCCTGTTGTTTATGGTCAAGAGTATCAAATTCATCTCTCTAATGCTACCGGGATTGGGGGAGAATCGATACAACCTTTTGGGCGATCGGTGCGCAGTCGCGATCGGGCTTTTGCTTATATTGGTACCACCGACTCTAATTTAGGTAAACTTATTCTCTACAACTGGTCTACTGACGAGAAGTCAATTTTAACACCCGACGACTTAATCGTGACTGACTTTCAATTTTATCCTCAGGGAGAAAAAATTCTCTTTGCTGCTGCTGCAAAATCTGAGCCAGATACTCTTAGAAAGTTACAACTGTACACCGTAACTACAGGACTAAATGGGGATAGCTCTCAACCCCAGATAAATTTAATTTTAAATAATCAAGAATATCAAAACAATCAGTTTGATTTGTCCGCAGATGGTCAAAAAATCGTAGTCCAAAGAATCAAGCGAGATAACCCTCTAGACTTTGATTTATGGTTAATTGAGACGGGGAAAAAACCGAAACGACTCAATACCAAAGGAGGCGAATTTATCATCGCTCCCGATAGTCAAACTCTAGCTGTAGCTCAAGGAGAGGGTATTTCTCTAATATCTTTAGTCACAAAAACAGAATCTTTAAGTTTTTTGCCCCAGTTTGGTCAAGTTCTCAGTTTTTCTCGCCAAGGCTCAGCCGCGGCTATGATTAACTTTAATACCGATAATGCTCAATTACGCTTTACTCGCTCTCTGTTTTATGTCAACAATCAGGGTATCCAAACAGAGTTACTCAATACAACTGGCTCTATTGTCGACTGTCAATTTAATCCTAATGCTACTTATCTCTATTGTTTAATGACGGAACTCATCGAAGGAGAATACTATCAAGAGCATCCTTATTTTGCGGCGATTAATTTAACAACTAAGCAAATAGTTCCTTTATTAAAACTAGATAATTATCACGATATCAATATTAGTATGGCTCCCGATGGTTTGGGTATTTTATTTGACCAAGTAATTACTAGCGATCAAGAGATAAGTAATAGCTCACCCAATTTAAAAGCGATAAGCTATCTATTTACCCAAGCTGTCAATAGTAGTGAATTAAATAAACTGCGAACCAATTCGGGAGCCGAAATTATTGGGGGTAATTTATGGCTTCTAATTGTACCTCCCGATGATTTAAGCGATACAACAAAGCTTTCTTTAGAAGAATTACCTTTTGTTGGTTTTCGCCCTCAATGGTCTCCTTAAGCGCTTGATAATTTTCTTCTTCTCATGGCTAATAACATATATCAAATCCACGTTTTAAGCAATAGCCCAGCTTCTAAGATATTGAAATTATTTATCATGGGTGTAGCTCTTCTTTTAGATTGACGGATGTTTGAGGTAGACCAGCCTGAGAAAGGACTTCCAAGAATTTAGTCATGCTACATGGCGGAGACTTTAAACTCTGCTGTTGTTTGTGAATCGCGGTAAGAACTTGTAACGGGTAATCCAGAAAACATTGGCATAGGAAAACATCAGGGTGAATTGCCTTGATTTGATGGGGAGCGAGTAGCGCCTCTGGAAAATCTTTCAAATTAAACGTCACCAGCACATCTGCATGGCTCTCGATGGCAGCCGCCAAGACGTGACGATCTTCAGGATCGGGAAGTGTGAGTGTAGAAATATGTTTCTCAAATCCTGTAACGAGGCTATCGGGGTTGCTTGCTAGCATCAAATGGCAAGTGCGTTGGAGGCGAGCAGGTGTGAGATCGGGTCGAGAAGCAAGAAGATTCCGTGTCCATTCTTGATTAATTGTTTCTGACCATTTTGGAATGAACACATTTTCATTGCTTAAGCGCATCAATAAATCCCGTAATATGGCAGAATAAAGCACACAGGCATCTAGTAAAGCGATCGTGATCATAAGGGGGTCATCGCAGATCGTATAGCCCCATTTCCTGAGCTTCCTGGGTTAGTTCATCAAGAATTTTCTCTCTCTTTGCCTTTTCTTGTTTTTGGTACTGTAATACATCCTGCACCTTTACTCGACGGTAAATACCTACCTTACGAGAAGGCATCGCACCTTCATCCAGGAGCTTTACCAGGTAAGGACGAGAGACATTGAGCAGATCAGCGGCTTCCTGAGTAGTTAGTTCTGCTGAATGAGGCAGCAAAGTAATAGGTTCTCCCTGACTTACCGCGTTTAAGACATCCACCATTAACCGAAACATCCCACCAGGAATCGTTATTTTGGTGCCTTGTAAATCAGGCTCGAGAATAGTAAAAGTGATTGTCTCAGGAGGATTTGCCACTAGCGCCGAAACAGACTCCAAGGCTTGGCTTGCGAGAGTAATAGCCTCTTGCGTGGGAGTATAGGGTTCAGTTGGGCGTAGCGTCACCATAGCACTTCCTTTATAAATTATGTTGAACTTCTTTTAAGGATATCAGCAAATCAAAACACTCGCAACCGTCGAATTGCTCGAAATAGACTGAATTGGGCAAAGTGCTTTAGAAAAGACTGTGTGGCCTTGTTCTTTAAAGGCTTTAAATTAGTTTGACTATACTTGATTCTGGTCCTAAAAAACCTTTTATTTCGAGCTTATCCCTTTCGTCTTCCTGCTCGTCGGTCGTAACTAAGACAACCAGTGGAGTGATGGAAGAAATTAATAATAAGATTAAATTAATTATTAGACAAAGCTATGGATTTAATACCTTTAATTCTTGGCGAGAAAAACTGTTAGCTTGTCTCTT
Coding sequences within:
- the nadC gene encoding carboxylating nicotinate-nucleotide diphosphorylase, with translation MNKFTLPPWLILDPLLQNWLSEDIGRGDHTTQALFTDNPPPQQAHWLAKEAGVIAGLPLAGRVFTLLNPDVEFLPLVNEGESCTTGQAIAQIQGPLDALLMGERVALNLVMRLSGIASATRRYVEQIQDLPTQLVDTRKTTPGLRLLEKYATQVGGARNHRLGLDDAIMIKDNHIYGSGGIGPAITKIRQTMPYLLTIEVETSNLEEIATAIAYGADVIMLDNMPIPAMIAGVKLIREKNSLIKIEASGNITLETIRSVAETGVDYISTSAPITRSHWLDLSMRLL
- a CDS encoding RluA family pseudouridine synthase; this translates as MQIERELDLQVDNQGDRLDRWLTEQLSDYSRARVQRLIDQGLVLVNGQIVTEKKTKLKIGDRLHLTIPKAVPLELQPEAIALDILYEDDFLLIINKPAGLVVHPAPGHDSGTVVNALLHHCPDLPGIGEVKRPGIVHRLDKNTTGAMVVAKTDLAYQHLQAQIQAKTAQREYIGIVHGAPSQPQGIIDLPIGRNLTDHQKMAVVPQEKGGRQARTTWKILERLSNYTLMHFQLSTGRTHQIRVHSSYLGHPLVGDPIYSSNHSLGVKLHGQALHALELTLTHPVSGELITAIAPPPEEFQKLLTILRQRQ
- a CDS encoding sugar phosphate nucleotidyltransferase yields the protein MKAMILAAGKGTRIQPITHTIPKPMIPILQKPVMEFLLELLRKHGFNEIMVNVSHLAEEIESYFRDGQRFGVNIGYSFEGRIVDGELVGEALGSAGGIRHIHDFNPFFDETFIVLCGDALIDLDLTAALKWHKEKGALATVVTKPVPLETVSSYGVVVTDETDRVVSFQEKPSQAEALSNNINTGIYIFEPEVINYIPPNQKYDIGSELFPHLVSIGAPFYAVSMDFEWVDIGKVPDYWHAIRAVLQGKIKNVPIPGKEVAKGIYTGLNVAANWDKVNITGPVYIGSMTRIEDGATIIGPTMIGPNCQICTEATVDNSVIFEYSRLGRGVRLVDKLVFGKYCVDKNGSAIDLQAAALDWLITDARQIPSHYEVAEQEEIAKLIKLESK
- a CDS encoding TIGR03943 family protein is translated as MVLDILAILAWAIVLIRYWLTGELKLLIHPNYSGLVLATGIFLLILAIFQMLQAWAKWSKVSSSKAIAGHSTILTPGLSSSLLLLTAILGLVIGPRFLSSQTALQRGLRESLPLTQRQIEHFQVSLNPEARSLVDWVRTLNTYPEPDAYVGQPANVTGFVIHDPLLPDNYLLVARFIITCCAVDAYSVVLPVKLNQTRANYPPDTWIAVEGKMNSEQLSGDRKLVINANSITAIPTPTDPYAY
- a CDS encoding PIN domain-containing protein codes for the protein MITIALLDACVLYSAILRDLLMRLSNENVFIPKWSETINQEWTRNLLASRPDLTPARLQRTCHLMLASNPDSLVTGFEKHISTLTLPDPEDRHVLAAAIESHADVLVTFNLKDFPEALLAPHQIKAIHPDVFLCQCFLDYPLQVLTAIHKQQQSLKSPPCSMTKFLEVLSQAGLPQTSVNLKEELHP
- a CDS encoding excisionase family DNA-binding protein, with translation MVTLRPTEPYTPTQEAITLASQALESVSALVANPPETITFTILEPDLQGTKITIPGGMFRLMVDVLNAVSQGEPITLLPHSAELTTQEAADLLNVSRPYLVKLLDEGAMPSRKVGIYRRVKVQDVLQYQKQEKAKREKILDELTQEAQEMGLYDLR
- a CDS encoding transposase, with translation MEEINNKIKLIIRQSYGFNTFNSWREKLLACLFK